The nucleotide window CAAGAACTCTTGGAAGAAGGCTGGGCAAAGGGCAGGGCTGCAGGCAAAGCCGAGGGTAAGCAAGAGGGCCGAGCGGAGGGCAAAGCCGAGGGCAAGGAAGAAGGTCGTGAAGAAGGCTTGCAGCGCGGCAAGGTAGAGGCGGTGGAAGGCTTTCTGAGAATCGGCGTGGGCTGGGATGTGATCACGTCGGCAACGGGGATCGACGAAGCCCGGTTCCGCGCTCTCAAGGAGCGCCTCGCCGTGGCAGCGCAGCGCGACGAGCCGGCATGATCGGATGCCCTATCGACGAAGCGCCCGGTCTCGCCAGCGTCCTTCGGCCATCGGCTGGCATCGCTCACCTGATCTTCAAGCTCTTTGAGGCGGCCTTCCCACTCTGGAGACATGCTGGCGGGGGCAACGTTGTCGAGTACCTTACACGTGGACCCACTGTCCTTCTTCCGCCGCCCGCAACGCGGCGTCCAGTACGCGCTGGGCGGCGAGGCCGTCGGCGAAGCTCGGTGCGGCGGGGGTGCCGTTGCGGATGGCGTCCAGAAAATCCCGCGTCAGCTTGGCGAAGATGAACTCTCCCTGGGCGCGCTGGGGGTCGGAGTCGTCGAGTCCCCGGGTGTAGCGGTCGGGAATTTCCAACGCCTCGGGTGAGCGGGAGTCGCCCCGGGCGCCCCAGAGCTGGCCGCGTATCCAGCCCTTGACGTTGCGGTCGAAGACGAAGCGCAGCATGCCGGCGTCGCCGTAGACCTCCAGGTTCTGGTAGTTGCTCTTGCGCGCCACCGCGCTCAGGCGGACGCACGCCGAGGCACCGTCCGCGAGGCGTCCGAGGAGCGTGAAGCTGTCTTCCACCGTCACCGGCCGGGGCGTGCC belongs to Deltaproteobacteria bacterium and includes:
- a CDS encoding Gfo/Idh/MocA family oxidoreductase; this translates as HMTAFNHRHIPALAYMKELLDGGYVGERVYHVESRWFSENRATPGLTHYWRHQRELAGFGVMGDIGVHVVDRIRWLVGEFESVWGHADTFIPELRDGDGTPRPVTVEDSFTLLGRLADGASACVRLSAVARKSNYQNLEVYGDAGMLRFVFDRNVKGWIRGQLWGARGDSRSPEALEIPDRYTRGLDDSDPQRAQGEFIFAKLTRDFLDAIRNGTPAAPSFADGLAAQRVLDAALRAAEEGQWVHV